Proteins found in one Chaetodon auriga isolate fChaAug3 chromosome 12, fChaAug3.hap1, whole genome shotgun sequence genomic segment:
- the LOC143329628 gene encoding neuromedin-U receptor 1-like, with product MPVNNMPELNCSLAALFKPGATVFNDVGCPEAAVVCGMNISWVLANATVQDLDDMCLSEDEYLARFLGPRRSPVFLPVCVTYLIIFLVGVLGNSLTCMVILRYRVMQTPTNYYLLSLAVSDLLVLLLGMPLELYDMWENYPFLLGEGGCYFKTFLFESVCFASILNVTALSVERYVAVVNPLKVKHMTTRAHVKKVILMLWVLSMLCAVPNTSLHGIEVLPPRFGRQFPRSAICCMVKPTWMYNLIILISTVVFFLLPMLIISILYLLIGLRLHTDRVMTVADSTCSFGPESLSRCQKEKMSKRNVQVTKMLCVLVVVFGLCWAPFHVDRLMWSYIDTSSEQHQQVFESVHVVSGVFFYLSSAINPILYNLMSTRFREMFSHVTCYSNSWQRRSSLQMTQRSTLSEKMPNSTKWT from the exons ATGCCAGTCAACAACATGCCAGAGCTGAACTGCTCTcttgcagctcttttcaaacCCGGTGCCACAGTTTTCAATGACGTAGGCTGCCCTGaggctgctgtggtgtgtgGGATGAATATCTCCTGGGTGTTGGCTAACGCTACTGTACAAGATCTGGATGACATGTGTTTGAGCGAGGATGAGTACCTGGCCAGGTTTCTGGGGCCTCGGAGGTCCCCGGTGttccttcctgtttgtgtcacctACCTCATCATCTTCTTGGTGGGCGTTCTGGGCAATTCCTTGACCTGCATGGTCATTTTGCGGTACAGGGTGATGCAGACTCCCACCAACTACTATCTGCTgagcctggctgtgtctgacctgctggtgctgctgctgggtaTGCCGTTAGAGCTGTATGATATGTGGGAGAACTACCCCTTCCTGCTTGGGGAAGGAGGCTGCTACTTTAAAACCTTCCTGTTTGAGAGCGTCTGCTTCGCCTCCATCCTCAATGTCACAGCGCTCAGCGTGGAGCGCTACGTGGCAGTGGTGAACCCCCTCAAAGTCAAACACATGACCACACGTGCTCACGTCAAGAAGGTCATCCTCATGCTATGGGTGCTGTCCATGCTGTGTGCTGTGCCAAACACCAGTCTGCATGGCATTGAGGTGCTACCGCCAAGGTTTGGACGACAGTTTCCCCGATCTGCTATCTGCT GTATGGTCAAGCCCACCTGGATGTACAACCTGATCATCCTGATTTCCACGGTGGTCTTCTTCCTGCTCCCCATGCTGATAATTAGCATTCTCTACCTGCTCATTGGCTTGCGGCTGCACACGGACAGGGTAATGACCGTGGCAGACAGCACTTGTAGCTTTGGACCGGAAAGTCTCTCCAGGTGCCAAAAGGAGAAGATGAGCAAACGCAACGTGCAAGTTACCAAAATGCTCT GTGTGCTGGTGGTTGTCTTTGGCCTTTGCTGGGCTCCTTTCCATGTGGACCGCTTGATGTGGAGCTACATTGACACCTCTTCTGAGCAGCACCAACAGGTCTTTGAGAGCGTCCACGTCGTCTCTGGGGTCTTCTTCTACTTGAGCTCTGCCATCAACCCCATCCTGTACAACCTCATGTCCACAAGGTTCAGAGAAATGTTCAGTCACGTCACCTGTTACTCTAACAGCTGGCAAAGACGCTCCAGTTTACAAATGACCCAACGCAGCACTCTGAGTGAGAAAATGCCAAACAGTACAAAATGGACTTAG